A DNA window from Aestuariispira ectoiniformans contains the following coding sequences:
- a CDS encoding type II and III secretion system protein family protein: MRGCKLAMQVTILMIAFAVIYPAQAVEIISGAGTKISVEASHGRLIRLPGRADTVFVADPEVADVQVKSPTLVYLMARKPGTTTLFAVDGRDRVLASLDIQVIPDLPKLQQKIDTLYPGVDVAATALGENVVLRGTVVSPSQAEGISKLAATTAGKADLVVNQMKVATPSQVNLRVRVAEMSRTIQKQLGFNWTGSGVLGTTGFTFATVNPFAASVTAQTVGLTGIGGRNVNVTLDALDDEGLIKILAEPNLTAMSGETASFLAGGEFPILVPGSDGRVTIVFKQFGVSLAFTPTILDGGRINLHVRPEVSQLSNTNAVTLNTFQIPSLTTRRAETTVEVGSGESFAIAGLISNDVTHDVSRLPGLADIPILGALFSSDNFRRDESELVIVVTPYVVRPVAQAKLMDPTEGYYPPTDSERVLGSSLNRQPKKPAPKGATVDSRGNRLIGPVGFQFE, encoded by the coding sequence ATGCGTGGCTGTAAGCTGGCAATGCAGGTAACGATCCTGATGATTGCATTCGCGGTGATTTATCCGGCGCAGGCCGTTGAGATCATCTCGGGGGCAGGGACGAAGATTTCGGTGGAAGCAAGCCATGGCCGGCTGATCCGGCTTCCCGGTCGCGCAGATACGGTTTTCGTGGCTGATCCGGAAGTGGCCGACGTTCAGGTCAAGTCGCCAACCCTTGTTTACCTGATGGCGCGCAAGCCGGGCACAACGACGTTGTTTGCCGTGGATGGAAGAGACCGCGTGCTGGCATCGCTTGATATTCAGGTCATTCCCGATCTGCCGAAGCTGCAGCAGAAAATTGATACACTGTATCCGGGCGTGGACGTTGCCGCGACGGCATTAGGGGAAAATGTTGTCCTGAGAGGGACCGTTGTAAGTCCCAGTCAGGCAGAGGGGATCAGCAAGCTCGCGGCGACCACGGCGGGTAAAGCGGACCTTGTTGTCAATCAGATGAAGGTCGCCACGCCCAGTCAGGTCAATCTGCGGGTCCGGGTGGCCGAAATGTCCCGAACCATTCAGAAGCAATTGGGCTTTAACTGGACGGGTAGCGGCGTGCTGGGCACGACGGGATTCACTTTTGCAACGGTGAACCCCTTCGCGGCATCGGTGACGGCGCAGACAGTGGGCCTGACCGGGATCGGGGGCCGGAATGTCAATGTGACATTGGATGCGTTGGACGACGAGGGCTTGATCAAAATCCTGGCGGAACCGAATTTGACGGCGATGTCCGGTGAAACGGCCAGCTTCCTGGCGGGTGGGGAATTCCCGATCCTGGTGCCGGGATCCGATGGGCGTGTGACGATTGTCTTCAAGCAGTTCGGTGTGTCGCTGGCCTTCACGCCGACAATCCTGGATGGCGGCCGTATTAACCTGCATGTCCGTCCGGAGGTCAGCCAGTTGTCCAATACCAATGCGGTGACGCTGAACACTTTCCAGATTCCGTCGCTGACAACACGTCGGGCGGAAACCACGGTTGAAGTGGGATCGGGCGAAAGCTTCGCAATTGCCGGTCTGATCAGCAACGACGTCACACACGACGTCTCGCGCCTGCCGGGGTTGGCCGATATCCCGATCCTGGGGGCCTTGTTCTCGTCGGATAACTTCAGGCGTGACGAAAGCGAACTGGTCATTGTTGTGACGCCCTATGTGGTGCGTCCCGTTGCCCAGGCGAAACTGATGGACCCCACGGAAGGCTATTATCCGCCGACGGACAGCGAACGGGTCTTGGGTTCATCCCTTAACCGCCAGCCGAAGAAACCTGCGCCGAAAGGGGCAACGGTGGACAGTCGCGGCAATCGTCTGATTGGCCCGGTCGGCTTCCAGTTTGAATGA
- the cpaB gene encoding Flp pilus assembly protein CpaB produces MSIRSVLLILVAVMMAGGTAFYARNLIVAERNAAEAVQKEAVVEAVKPAERMVLVASKAVSIGKFIKPEDLEWTAWPEDGVLDNYVAMTPDDLAKGESDEEGRASFAGAVARQTIQAGQPVMRSQFVFPGDKGFLAAVLEPGHRAMTVPIDATKGIAGFVFPGDHVDLILALRLKGKDLDGKDTTRYASLTLDQDIRVLAIDQNVTNEEGEVVVAKTATLEVLPKQAERIALSLSMGSLSLSLRGLPEQNTNLADASDNAFDAFMKGKTDKKDRNYTIDLEVFSVNGHDLSLNSGGRRKATPTQKAHTVTVLRGSPGGSGGLGTK; encoded by the coding sequence ATGTCGATCCGATCCGTCCTTCTCATTCTCGTCGCGGTCATGATGGCCGGTGGTACCGCTTTTTATGCGCGCAACCTGATCGTTGCAGAACGCAATGCGGCAGAAGCAGTCCAGAAAGAAGCGGTCGTCGAGGCCGTCAAACCGGCTGAGCGTATGGTGCTGGTTGCATCCAAGGCCGTCAGCATCGGCAAGTTTATCAAGCCGGAAGACCTTGAGTGGACGGCCTGGCCGGAAGATGGTGTCCTGGACAATTACGTTGCGATGACCCCTGACGATCTGGCGAAAGGCGAAAGCGACGAGGAAGGCCGTGCCTCCTTCGCCGGTGCCGTTGCCCGTCAGACGATCCAGGCCGGACAGCCGGTCATGCGCAGTCAGTTCGTATTCCCGGGTGATAAGGGGTTCCTGGCGGCGGTTCTTGAGCCGGGACATCGTGCGATGACCGTGCCGATCGACGCAACCAAGGGGATTGCGGGCTTTGTCTTTCCGGGCGATCATGTTGATCTAATCCTTGCGCTTCGCCTTAAAGGCAAGGATTTGGACGGCAAGGATACAACCCGTTATGCCAGCCTGACGCTGGATCAGGATATCCGCGTTCTGGCGATTGACCAGAATGTCACCAATGAAGAAGGCGAAGTGGTGGTTGCCAAAACGGCGACTTTGGAAGTCCTGCCAAAACAGGCTGAACGCATCGCATTGTCGCTGAGCATGGGCAGTCTTTCACTGAGCCTGCGCGGCCTGCCGGAACAAAATACAAACCTGGCAGATGCTTCTGACAATGCCTTTGATGCCTTCATGAAAGGCAAAACCGACAAGAAAGACCGCAATTATACAATTGATCTGGAGGTCTTTTCGGTGAACGGCCACGACCTATCTCTTAATTCCGGAGGCCGTCGTAAAGCAACACCAACGCAAAAAGCGCATACGGTGACTGTATTGCGCGGTTCGCCCGGCGGCAGCGGCGGTCTGGGCACAAAATAA
- a CDS encoding A24 family peptidase yields the protein MFHVFSEDPAMSSFEYVQALSVAAFAGLLLWAACSDVKSYTIPNKVSLAILSLYLPFVLASGGSVNWTAGLIVGAIVLVAGFVLFAFGKVGGGDIKLLTVVSVWAGPTYIFDFLVFTGLVGGVLALLMLGAARFGFALALEKIGFHSGSKVLQGSVLPYGLAIAAGGFVVAWRLAEPVLL from the coding sequence TTGTTTCATGTTTTTTCCGAGGACCCAGCAATGTCTTCTTTCGAGTATGTTCAGGCGCTTTCAGTAGCCGCCTTTGCCGGCCTTCTTCTCTGGGCTGCCTGTAGCGACGTTAAAAGCTACACGATCCCCAACAAGGTTTCGCTGGCTATTCTTTCTCTTTATTTGCCATTTGTTCTGGCTTCCGGCGGGTCCGTTAACTGGACTGCAGGCTTGATTGTTGGCGCCATTGTTCTGGTGGCGGGCTTTGTCCTGTTCGCCTTCGGAAAAGTGGGGGGAGGCGACATCAAGCTGCTCACGGTAGTCTCGGTATGGGCAGGTCCCACCTATATTTTCGATTTTCTGGTTTTCACCGGCCTCGTTGGCGGTGTGCTCGCCCTGTTGATGTTGGGGGCGGCACGATTTGGTTTTGCCCTGGCCCTGGAAAAAATCGGTTTCCATTCCGGTAGCAAGGTCCTTCAGGGGTCGGTGCTGCCCTATGGCTTGGCGATTGCGGCAGGCGGTTTTGTCGTCGCATGGCGCCTGGCCGAACCCGTGTTATTATAA
- a CDS encoding Flp family type IVb pilin, with the protein MINTFKKFVKDESGATAIEYGLIAALVSVAGIAALTTMGGSLKSMFEYVGTILSGAVSGGTTI; encoded by the coding sequence ATGATCAACACTTTCAAGAAGTTCGTTAAAGATGAGTCCGGTGCAACCGCTATTGAATATGGCCTGATTGCCGCACTGGTATCCGTTGCCGGTATTGCCGCACTGACCACCATGGGCGGCTCGCTGAAGTCCATGTTCGAATATGTTGGTACGATCCTGAGCGGCGCTGTGAGTGGTGGTACCACGATCTAA
- a CDS encoding Flp family type IVb pilin, with the protein MINTFKKFVKDESGATAIEYGLIAALVSVAGIAALTTMGGSLKSMFEYVGTILSGAVSGGTTI; encoded by the coding sequence ATGATCAACACTTTCAAAAAGTTCGTTAAAGATGAGTCCGGTGCAACTGCTATTGAATATGGCCTGATTGCCGCACTGGTATCCGTTGCCGGTATCGCTGCACTGACCACCATGGGCGGCTCGCTGAAATCCATGTTCGAATATGTCGGCACGATCCTGAGCGGCGCTGTGAGCGGTGGTACCACGATCTAA
- a CDS encoding IS5 family transposase (programmed frameshift) — protein sequence MSRRRYELTDFEWSIIAPLLPNKPRGVPRVDDRRVLNGILWRFRAGTPWAEIPERYGPHTTCYNRFVRWRKAGVWDRLLEAISAAYDSDIVMIDSSCVRVHQHGATGKKGDDDGCMGRSRGGLTTKIHALVDAEGRPVKLALTPGQAHDGRSAEGLLKDLKEGAILLADRAYDSDAIRALADARKAWANIPPKRNRKKTFAFSSWVYRQRNLVERFFNKLKQFRGIATRYDRNPENFLAAVKLASCRIWIRSYESAA from the exons ATGAGCCGCCGCCGATACGAACTGACGGATTTCGAATGGTCGATTATCGCACCTTTGCTGCCGAACAAGCCGCGCGGGGTACCACGTGTCGATGATCGGCGGGTGCTGAACGGCATTCTGTGGCGGTTCCGGGCAGGCACGCCTTGGGCGGAGATACCGGAGCGTTACGGCCCCCATACAACCTGCTACAATCGCTTCGTCCGCTGGCGCAAGGCCGGGGTATGGGATCGGCTTTTGGAGGCAATCTCAGCGGCTTACGACAGCGACATCGTCATGATCGACAGTAGTTGCGTCCGCGTCCATCAGCATGGTGCGACCGGTAAAAAGGGGGAT GACGATGGCTGCATGGGCCGTTCCCGGGGTGGACTGACGACCAAGATCCATGCCCTTGTCGACGCTGAAGGTCGGCCGGTGAAACTGGCCCTCACGCCGGGGCAAGCTCATGACGGCCGATCAGCGGAGGGCCTGCTCAAAGACTTGAAGGAGGGGGCCATCCTGCTGGCCGACCGGGCCTATGACAGTGACGCCATCCGCGCCCTTGCCGACGCGCGCAAGGCCTGGGCCAATATTCCGCCAAAACGGAACCGCAAAAAGACCTTCGCCTTCTCAAGCTGGGTCTATCGCCAGCGCAACCTCGTCGAGCGCTTCTTCAACAAGCTCAAGCAGTTCCGGGGCATCGCCACGCGATACGACCGTAACCCAGAGAATTTCCTGGCTGCCGTCAAGCTCGCTTCATGCCGCATCTGGATCAGAAGTTATGAGTCTGCGGCCTAG
- a CDS encoding IS5 family transposase (programmed frameshift) encodes MSRRRYELTDFEWSIIAPLLPNKPRGVPRVDDRRVLNGILWRFRAGTPWAEIPERYGPHTTCYNRFVRWRKAGVWDRLLEAISAAYDSDIVMIDSSCVRVHQHGATGKKGDDDGCMGRSRGGLTTKIHALVDAEGRPVKLALTPGQAHDGRSAEGLLKDLKEGAILLADRAYDSDAIRALADARKAWANIPPKRNRKKTFAFSSWVYRQRNLVERFFNKLKQFRGIATRYDRNPENFLAAVKLASCRIWIRSYESAAQ; translated from the exons ATGAGCCGCCGCCGATACGAACTGACGGATTTCGAATGGTCGATTATCGCACCTTTGCTGCCGAACAAGCCGCGCGGGGTACCACGTGTCGATGATCGGCGGGTGCTGAACGGCATTCTGTGGCGGTTCCGGGCAGGCACGCCTTGGGCGGAGATACCGGAGCGTTACGGCCCCCATACAACCTGCTACAATCGCTTCGTCCGCTGGCGCAAGGCCGGGGTATGGGATCGGCTTTTGGAGGCAATCTCAGCGGCTTACGACAGCGACATCGTCATGATCGACAGTAGTTGCGTCCGCGTCCATCAGCATGGTGCGACCGGTAAAAAGGGGGAT GACGATGGCTGCATGGGCCGTTCCCGGGGTGGACTGACGACCAAGATCCATGCCCTTGTCGACGCTGAAGGTCGGCCGGTGAAACTGGCCCTCACGCCGGGGCAAGCTCATGACGGCCGATCAGCGGAGGGCCTGCTCAAAGACTTGAAGGAGGGGGCCATCCTGCTGGCCGACCGGGCCTATGACAGTGACGCCATCCGCGCCCTTGCCGACGCGCGCAAGGCCTGGGCCAATATTCCGCCAAAACGGAACCGCAAAAAGACCTTCGCCTTCTCAAGCTGGGTCTATCGCCAGCGCAACCTCGTCGAGCGCTTCTTCAACAAGCTCAAGCAGTTCCGGGGCATCGCCACGCGATACGACCGTAACCCAGAGAATTTCCTGGCTGCCGTCAAGCTCGCTTCATGCCGCATCTGGATCAGAAGTTATGAGTCTGCGGCCCAATAA
- a CDS encoding vWA domain-containing protein: MTKYSIIKRLFSIRRLREFTKNQHGGTLAIVAFSAIPLVALTGISVDTSRGYMVKSRLSAALDAAALAGGRAFNSPNRDDDIRTYFKANFPDGYMGTTVEGPNIVVDEVNERIALDATAKFDTSFMRIVGFNDMTIKSDAEVERAKRPLDVILALDVSGSMGQSGGDGNSRISAARGAAKILTMSLFGKKETSDYIRIGLVPWNAKTNITYNGVAYDEAQTTEVPVPAFTNPYTGETQDVIYKVNNSPVPLLSKPDSYFWGGCVYSRFLDDGDDSNDADVAYGPGTYGTTLWPAWQPVGKEGEPQLGLWNVCTSSQDGQECTKCSEHGITPLQNSKSAVLDAINSLQNPEGTTNVASGLGWAWRALMPEAPFTEAASGPDIERTRAIVLLTDGENFGGWGDAYQGQFGHGDSARPALNERLRKLARNVKDDGVVIYSIQFFYNSTDQAQLMQDIASGPNAPYYHYAPNATDLKVIFEDVAEHIASLRLTK; the protein is encoded by the coding sequence GTGACGAAATATTCGATCATCAAGCGGCTATTTAGTATTCGCCGCCTTAGGGAATTCACAAAAAACCAGCACGGGGGCACCCTGGCAATCGTCGCCTTCTCGGCGATCCCGTTGGTGGCCCTGACGGGTATCAGTGTGGATACCTCCCGCGGATACATGGTCAAATCGCGCCTGTCAGCCGCGCTCGACGCCGCTGCGCTGGCGGGGGGGCGTGCCTTCAACTCACCAAACCGCGACGACGACATACGTACCTATTTCAAAGCCAACTTCCCGGATGGTTACATGGGAACCACCGTGGAAGGACCCAATATTGTCGTCGACGAAGTCAACGAGCGCATTGCCCTCGATGCCACCGCAAAGTTCGACACATCCTTCATGCGGATCGTTGGCTTCAATGACATGACCATCAAATCCGATGCAGAGGTTGAGCGCGCCAAGCGGCCCCTCGATGTCATCCTGGCGCTGGACGTCTCCGGCTCCATGGGGCAAAGCGGTGGCGACGGAAACTCCCGTATTTCAGCCGCCCGCGGGGCCGCAAAAATCCTGACTATGTCGCTTTTCGGCAAGAAGGAAACCAGCGACTATATCCGTATTGGTCTGGTTCCCTGGAATGCGAAGACCAACATCACCTACAACGGTGTTGCCTATGACGAGGCCCAGACCACGGAAGTTCCGGTCCCCGCCTTCACCAACCCCTATACCGGTGAAACGCAGGACGTGATCTACAAGGTCAACAATTCACCAGTACCGCTGCTGAGCAAACCGGATTCCTATTTCTGGGGTGGTTGTGTCTACAGCCGTTTCCTGGACGATGGCGATGACAGCAATGATGCGGACGTCGCCTATGGTCCGGGGACCTATGGCACCACTTTGTGGCCTGCCTGGCAGCCGGTCGGCAAGGAAGGCGAACCGCAGCTCGGCCTTTGGAATGTCTGCACCTCCTCGCAGGATGGTCAGGAATGCACCAAATGCTCCGAACACGGCATCACGCCTCTGCAGAATTCAAAGAGCGCTGTTCTGGATGCGATCAACTCCCTGCAAAACCCGGAAGGCACGACAAACGTTGCATCCGGTCTGGGGTGGGCGTGGCGCGCCCTCATGCCGGAGGCCCCCTTCACCGAAGCCGCAAGCGGCCCGGATATCGAACGGACCCGTGCCATTGTTCTGCTGACGGACGGTGAAAACTTCGGCGGCTGGGGTGATGCCTATCAGGGTCAATTCGGCCATGGTGACTCGGCCCGTCCGGCCCTGAATGAACGCCTGCGCAAACTGGCCCGTAATGTCAAAGACGATGGTGTTGTGATCTATTCGATCCAGTTTTTCTACAACAGCACCGATCAGGCACAGCTAATGCAGGATATCGCCAGTGGTCCGAACGCCCCCTATTACCACTATGCGCCAAACGCAACGGACCTGAAGGTAATCTTCGAGGACGTGGCAGAGCATATTGCCTCCCTGCGCCTGACAAAATAA
- a CDS encoding DUF2867 domain-containing protein has protein sequence MDYLHQESALAKRELNAYQAYCRMTENSSWLMRSAVWLRDALCKPFGVEQIGGFRNKSADAPPKVGEKLDFFLVEDISDRRLVLTVRDRHLDVMLSLTADPVAEGGTLVGETTSVVTHNFFGRLYMVPVAPAHHVIVRRDMKKLAA, from the coding sequence TTGGATTACCTCCATCAGGAAAGCGCACTGGCAAAGCGTGAATTGAATGCCTATCAGGCCTATTGCCGGATGACAGAAAATTCATCCTGGCTGATGCGTTCGGCGGTTTGGCTGCGTGATGCGCTATGCAAACCTTTCGGTGTTGAGCAAATCGGCGGTTTTCGGAACAAGTCGGCAGACGCTCCCCCGAAAGTCGGTGAGAAACTGGATTTCTTCCTGGTTGAGGATATTTCCGACAGACGTCTGGTGTTAACCGTTCGCGACCGGCATCTGGATGTGATGCTGTCGCTGACTGCCGATCCTGTCGCGGAGGGTGGGACCCTGGTCGGCGAGACGACCTCCGTCGTTACCCACAATTTCTTTGGCCGTCTCTATATGGTGCCTGTCGCCCCGGCCCATCATGTCATCGTAAGGCGCGATATGAAAAAGCTCGCCGCATAA